One Osmerus eperlanus chromosome 16, fOsmEpe2.1, whole genome shotgun sequence DNA segment encodes these proteins:
- the abca4b gene encoding retinal-specific phospholipid-transporting ATPase ABCA4 isoform X2, with amino-acid sequence MNTGSQIRLLLWKNWTLRKRQKIRFLVEIVWPVVLFIGLVWLRKANPLYKQHECHFPNKALPSTGILPWIQGIFCNANNPCFRYPTRGEAPGVVSNYNNSILARFYADSQEVLFNDPEFQQLGRVWRELSTLSNLMDTLRNNPSQVSGRGIKIEDILKDDEMLTGFLLRDAGLPESVVHSLVNAQVRLEQFAFGIPDLQLKDIACSQALLERFIIFQSRRGLYGVRNAMCALSQQKLQKIEDILYTNVDFFKIFRLLPRVLDDYADGIDLYFWGQVFTGVSEKVQVLLERNSTKELIQVVYPLFQEGGPSSFTQLMSTVSGLFCGYPEGGGSRVLSFNWYEDNNYKVFLGVNSSKSQDSYAYDKTATPFCNSLMQTLESNPVTKIVWNSVKPLLMGKILYAPDSPAVRQILKSANTTFEELERLQNMGKAWEEVGPQLWAFFQNSVQMNMIRDTIANPTVTHFLDQSMEDTEFSTKDILNFLYSGPEENRQAGLPNFDWRNVFQLTDQVIRMFNQYGECISLDKFVAHTDESQMTHQALYLLEENKFWAGLVFLDVYPWTTSPPPHVKYKIRMDIDAVERTNKIKDRYWDPGPRADPMDDLRYIWGGFAYLQDMIEHGILKIHTGNDWPLGVYVQQMPYPCYVDDLFMLTLNRCFPIFMVLAWIYSVSMIVKSIVLEKELRLKETLKAMGVTNGVIWYTWFIDSFLMMTASTALLTTIIMSGKVLNYSNPIIVFFFLLTFTVTTIMQCFLLSVFFNKANLAAACSGIIYFTLYLPHILCFAWQDRITKNMKLGASLLSPVAFGFGTEYLSRYEEQGLGLQWDNIGTSPLEGDAYSFFTSIRMMVFDAVLYAVLAWYLDNVFPGQYGIGRPFYFPFQSSYWQKSETTSSDADDVVKPGPDVDVDVENLGSRRRSMCNGSTGKTTCKHQDKRERLIKDREEREEQQRRLEGEENQEAANEEEDTSKLFFEAEPLGLVMGVEIQDLVKVFPGSPRPAVDSLSITFYEGQITSFLGHNGAGKTTTMSILTGLFPPTSGTAYIHGRDIRTDMDIIRTSMGMCPQYNILFNHLTVEEHILFYSMLKGRTKVEAQKEVEDMLEDLGLPHKRDDEAQNLSGGMQRKLSVAMAFVGGSKIVILDEPTSGVDPYSRRSIWDLLLKYRTGRTVILSTHHMDEADLLSDRIAIISKGQLHCCGSPLFLKNCFGVGFYLTLVRRMKDLKKKENECDCASECSCTCSTCTKYKDQSQNPSEQMDRALDGEVDSITNLIHHHVPEAKLIEMIGQELTYLLPNKGFKHRAYASLFRELEETLGDMGLSSFGISDTSLEEIFIKVTADGEAAQKSTPEANGLAQTNGGSNQGNSDSNAGRGSRQVKGASLVMKQFHALLVKRVHHAMRSYKDFLAQIVLPASFVLIALIFTMIVPPFGEYPSLSLTPWMYGQQYTFISNEMPTHPTMKRFTEVLLGRPGLGTRCMDGEPLENMPCVNVTTDWAIPEISSVASNILLSPEWHPLNPSPSCQCSTDKKLTMMPICPEGAGGLPPRQRKQASGDILMDLTRSNISDFLVKTYPDLIRTSLKSKYWVNEQRYGGLSVGGQLPILDVDPKEIQSVLSQLGQMLNITGGPYAKVSLKEIGPFLRYMESEYNVKVWYNNKGWHAMVSFMNVANNAILRAYLPRYANPVEYGITAINHPLNLTKEQLSEVTVLTTSVDAVVAICVIFAMSFIPASFVLYLIQERVTKAKHLQFVSGVSPLIYWVANFFWDMMNYSISTAMVVAIFMAFDKKCYTSQTNLPALIALLLLYGWAVTPMMYPMSYIFSIPSTAYVSLSCINLFIGINSSAITFILELFENNRSLLAFNEWLKKGLLVFPHFCLGRGLIDMAMNQAVTDVYARFGEQYSMDPFRWEFVGKNLVFMAAEGFVYFLLNILIQYRFFMDHWMSDGNRSKPEDEDEDVAAERQRIHSGGSRKDILQIRDLCKTYVGRKKPAVDKICVGVPAGECFGLLGVNGAGKTTTFKMLTGDTDVSSGEATVAGYSINDQMLDVHQNMGYCPQFDAIDELLTGREHLFLYARLRGVPEAEIARVAEWGIQKLGLTEYAERCAGTYSGGNKRKLSTAIAMIGCPALVLLDEPTTGMDPHSRRFLWTAIMSVIQDGRAVVLTSHSMEECEALCTRLAIMVNGTFKCLGTIQNLKYKFGDGYVVTMKIKAAKLGVAPDLSPAESFMHCNFPGCVQREKHYNTLQYEIASSSLARIFQLVAANKDRLNVEDYSVSQTTLDQVFVNFAKQQSGEDEELRLHPRAAGARKEIKIAPLKRKK; translated from the exons ATGAACACAGGCAGTCAAATCCGCCTGTTACTGTGGAAGAACTGGACCCTCCGCAAAAGACAGAAG ATCCGCTTCCTGGTGGAGATTGTGTGGCCGGTGGTGTTGTTTATTGGTCTGGTGTGGCTGAGAAAGGCTAATCCACTCTACAAGCAACATGAAT GTCACTTTCCCAACAAGGCCCTGCCCTCAACAGGGATTCTTCCATGGATCCAGGGCATATTCTGCAATGCCAACAACCCCTGTTTCAGATATCCAACCAGAGGCGAAGCCCCTGGagttgtttccaattacaacaACTCCAT acTGGCCCGGTTCTATGCCGACTCCCAGGAGGTGCTGTTCAACGACCCAGAGTTCCAGCAGCTGGGTCGGGTGTGGAGGGAGCTGTCTACCTTGAGCAACCTCATGGACACTTTACGGAACAACCCTTCCCAGGTCTCAG GACGGGGGATAAAGATTGAGGACATTCTGAAGGATGACGAGATGCTTACAGGTTTCCTGCTACGGGACGCCGGCCTGCCAGAGTCTGTGGTCCACTCGCTGGTCAATGCCCAAGTGCGACTGGAGCAG TTTGCTTTTGGGATCCCAGATCTGCAGCTGAAGGACATTGCCTGTAGCCAGGCTCTGCTGGAACGCTTCATCATCTTCCAGAGCCGCAGGGGCCTGTATGGAGTCCGTAACGCCATGTGTGCCCTCAGCCAGCAGAAGCTCCAGAAGATCGAGGACATCCTCTACACCAACGTGGATTTCTTCAAGATCTTCCGGCTG CTGCCCCGGGTGCTTGATGACTACGCTGATGGGATTGACCTGTACTTCTGGGGCCAAGTGTTTACTGGAGTGTCAGAGAAGGTCCAAGTG CTGCTGGAGAGGAACAGCACCAAAGAGCTGATCCAGGTGGTCTACCCGCTGTTCCAGGAGGGGggtccctcctccttcacccagcTCATGTCCACTGTTTCAGGCCTGTTCTGTGGCTACCCAGAGGGAGGGGGCTCCAGGGTCCTCTCCTTCAACTGGTACGAGGACAACAACTACAAGGTCTTCCTGGGCGTCAACAGCTCCAAGAGCCAGGACAGCTACGCCTATGACAAGACCGCCA CTCCCTTCTGCAATTCCCTGATGCAGACTCTGGAGTCCAACCCTGTCACCAAAATTGTGTGGAATTCAGTCAAGCCCCTGCTGATGGGAAAGATCTTGTACGCCCCCGACTCCCCTGCCGTCCGACAGATATTAAAGAGT GCCAACACAACatttgaggagctggagaggctgCAGAACATGGGCAAGgcctgggaggaggtgggaccTCAACTCTGGGCATTCTTCCAAAACAGTGTCCAGATGAACATGATCAGG GATACGATTGCAAACCCCACAGTGACACACTTCCTGGACCAAAGTATGGAGGACACAGAGTTTTCCACCAAAGACATCCTCAACTTCCTGTACAGTGGGCCAGAAGAGAATAGGCAGGCTGGCCTTCCCAACTTTGACTGGAGGAACGTCTTCCAACTGACTGACCAGGTCATCCGCATGTTCAACCAATACGGAGAG TGCATCAGCCTGGATAAGTTTGTGGCCCACACTGACGAGAGCCAGATGACCCACCAGGCTCTGTACCTGCTGGAAGAGAACAAGTTCTGGGCGGGGCTCGTCTTCCTGGATGTGTACCCCTGGACCACCTCCCCACCGCCGCATGTCAAGTACAAGATCCGCATGGACATTGATGCTGTGGAGCGGACCAATAAGATCAAAGACAG GTACTGGGACCCTGGTCCGAGGGCTGACCCCATGGATGACCTGAGGTACATCTGGGGGGGCTTCGCCTACCTCCAGGACATGATCGAACACGGCATCCTCAAGATCCACACTGGAAACGACTGGCCACTCGGCGTCTACGTACAGCAGATGCCCTACCCCTGCTACGTGGACGACCT CTTCATGCTGACCTTGAACCGCTGCTTCCCCATCTTCATGGTGCTGGCCTGGATCTACTCCGTGTCCATGATCGTCAAGAGCATCGTGCTGGAGAAGGAGTTGAGGCTCAAGGAGACCCTGAAGGCCATGGGGGTCACCAACGGGGTCATCTGGTACACCTGGTTCATAGACAGCTTCCTCATGATGACAGCCAGCACGGCACtgctcaccaccatcatcatg TCAGGAAAGGTACTCAACTACAGCAACCCCATCATCGTGTTCTTCTTCCTGCTGACCTTCACCGTCACCACCATCATGCAGTGCTTCCTCCTGAGCGtgttcttcaacaaggccaaccTTGCGGCCGCCTGCAGCGGCATCATCTACTTCACCCTCTACCTGCCCCACATCCTCTGCTTCGCCTGGCAGGACCGCATCACCAAGAACATGAAGCTGGGCGCG AGTCTGCTGTCTCCTGTGGCGTTTGGTTTTGGGACGGAGTACCTGTCTCGGTATGAGGAGCAGGGTCTGGGTCTGCAGTGGGACAACATCGGCACCAGTCCACTAGAGGGCGACGCCTactccttcttcacctccatACGGATGATGGTGTTTGATGCCGTGCTCTACGCAGTCCTGGCCTGGTACCTCGACAATGTCTTCCCAG GGCAGTATGGTATTGGTCGACCTTTCTACTTCCCCTTCCAGTCTTCATACTGGCAGAAATCTGAGACCACCTCCTCAGACGCGGACGACGTCG TGAAGCCTGGTCCTGATGTGGATGTAGATGTGGAAAACCTGGGGTCCCGACGCAGGTCCATGTGCAACGGCTCTACTGGCAAGACGACCTGTAAGCACCAGGACAAGAGGGAGAGGCTGAtaaaggacagggaggagagggaggagcagcagagaaggctggagggagaagaaaaCCAAGAGGCTGCCAACGAGGAGGAAGACACAA GTAAGTTGTTCTTTGAGGCCGAGCCGCTGGGGCTCGTGATGGGGGTGGAGATCCAGGACCTGGTGAAGGTGTTTCCCGGGAGCCCTCGCCCTGCCGTCGACAGTCTCAGCATCACCTTCTACGAGGGACAGATTACATCCTTCCTGGGACACAACGGAGCCGGGAAAACCACCACCAT GTCTATCCTGACAGGCCTGTTCCCGCCCACCTCAGGCACTGCTTACATTCACGGGAGAGACATTAGGACTGATATGGACATCATCCGCACATCTATGGGCATGTGTCCCCAGTACAACATCCTGTTCAACCA TCTGACTGTGGAGGAGCACATCCTGTTCTACTCCATGTTGAAGGGGAGGACGAAGGTGGAGGcgcagaaggaggtggaggacatgCTGGAGGACCTGGGCCTCCCCCACAAGAGAGATGATGAGGCTCAGAACCTCTCTG GTGGTATGCAAAGGAAGCTGTCTGTTGCCATGGCATTTGTCGGGGGGTCAAAGATTGTTATTCTGGATGAGCCCACCTCAGGAGTGGACCCCTACTCCAGACGATCCATTTGGGACCTCCTGCTCAAGTACCGGACTG GTCGGACAGTTATCCTGTCCACCCATCACATGGACGAGGCGGACCTGCTGAGCGACAGGATCGCCATCATCTCCAAGGGACAGCTCCACTGCTGCggctcccccctcttcctaaaGAACTGCTTTGGCGTGGGCTTCTACCTCACTCTGGTCCGACGCATGAAGGACCTGAAGAAGAAAGAG aatGAGTGTGACTGTGCCTCCGAGTGCTCCTGCACCTGCTCCACCTGCACCAAGTACAAGGACCAGTCCCAGAACCCGTCTGAGCAAATGGACAGAGCCCTGGACG gtgAGGTGGACAGCATCACAAATCTAATCCACCACCACGTTCCTGAGGCCAAACTCATCGAGATGATTGGCCAGGAGTTGACCTACCTGCTGCCCAATAAGGGCTTCAAGCACAGGGCGTACGCCAGCCTGTTCAGGGAGTTGGAGGAGACTCTGGGGGACATGGGCCTGAGCAGCTTCGGCATCTCTGACACCTCTCTGGAGGAG ATCTTCATCAAGGTGACTGCAGACGGCGAGGCCGCACAAAAAAGCACACCAG AAGCCAATGGGCTGGCGCAGACCAATGGTGGGAGTAACCAGGGCAACTCGGACAGCAATGCGGGGCGGGGCTCCAGGCAGGTGAAAGGTGCCAGTCTGGTGATGAAGCAGTTCCACGCCCTGCTGGTCAAGAGGGTGCACCACGCCATGCGTAGCTACAAAGACTTCTTGGCACAG ATCGTCCTGCCTGCCAGCTTTGTGCTTATCGCCCTGATCTTTACAATGATTGTCCCTCCGTTTGGGGAGtaccccagcctctccctcaccccctggaTGTACGGACAGCAGTACACCTTCATCAG TAATGAAATGCCGACACACCCAACAATGAAACGCTTCACAGAGGTGCTGTTGGGAAGGCCTGGTCTGGGCACGCGCTGTATGGATGGAGAGCCTCTCGA AAACATGCCGTGTGTGAACGTCACCACAGACTGGGCCATACCTGAGATCTCCTCTGTGGCCAGCAACATCCTCCTGAGCCCAGAGTGgcaccccctcaacccctcccctTCTTGCCAATGCAGCACTGACAAGAAGCTGACCATGATGCCCATCTGTCcggagggggccggggggctgcCCCCACGACAG AGGAAGCAGGCTTCAGGAGACATCCTGATGGACCTTACTAGGAGTAACATCTCTGACTTCCTGGTCAAAACCTACCCCGATCTCATCAGAACCAG TTTGAAGAGCAAATACTGGGTGAATGAGCAAAG GTATGGAGGCTTGTCAGTGGGAGGGCAGCTGCCAATACTGGATGTGGATCCCAAGGAAATCCAGAGTGTTCTGTCCCAGCTGGGCCAGATGCTCAACATCACTGGG GGTCCTTATGCCAAGGTTTCCTTGAAAGAAATTGGACCTTTCCTCAGGTACATGGAGAGTGAATACAACGTAAAG GTGTGGTACAACAATAAAGGCTGGCACGCCATGGTGTCCTTCATGAACGTGGCCAACAACGCCATCCTGAGGGCCTACCTGCCCCGCTACGCTAACCCTGTGGAGTACGGCATCACAGCCATCAACCACCCTCTCAACCTGACCAAGGAGCAGCTGTCTGAGGTCACTGT gttgACCACATCAGTGGACGCAGTGGTGGCCATCTGCGTCATCTTCGCCATGTCCTTCATCCCGGCCAGCTTCGTCCTCTACCTCATCCAGGAGCGCGTCACCAAGGCCAAGCACCTGCAGTTTGTCAGCGGGGTCAGCCCTCTCATCTACTGGGTGGCCAATTTCTTCTGGGACATG ATGAACTACAGCATCAGCACTGCGATGGTGGTGGCCATCTTCATGGCCTTTGATAAGAAGTGCTACACTTCACAGACCAACCTCCCTGCCCTCATAGCCCTGCTGCTCCTCTACGG GTGGGCGGTGACTCCCATGATGTACCCCATGTCCTACATCTTCAGCATCCCCAGCACGGCTTacgtctccctctcctgcatcAACCTCTTCATCGGCATCAACAGCAGCGCCATCACCTTCATCTTGGAGCTGTTTGAAAACAACCgg TCCCTGCTGGCGTTTAATGAGTGGCTGAAGAAGGGGCTTCTGGTGTTCCCCCACTtctgcctggggaggggccTCATCGACATGGCCATGAACCAGGCCGTCACCGACGTCTACGCACGCTTCG GTGAACAGTACAGCATGGACCCGTTCAGATGGGAATTCGTGGGGAAGAACCTGGTCTTCATGGCAGCGGAGGGCTTTGTTTACTTCCTCCTCAACATCCTGATCCAGTACAGGTTCTTCATGGACCACTG GATGTCCGACGGCAACAGATCCAAGCccgaggacgaggacgaggacgtGGCCGCGGAGCGCCAGAGGATCCACAGCGGAGGCAGCAGGAAAGACATCCTGCAGATCCGAGACCTTTGCAAG ACCTATGTGGGCCGGAAGAAACCAGCAGTGGACAAGATCTGTGTGGGCGTTCCTGCAGGGGAG TGCTTTGGCCTGCTGGGGGTGAATGGGGCCGGGAAGACCACCACGTTTAAGATGCTGACTGGTGACACAGACGTCAGCTCTGGAGAGGCCACGGTCGCTGGCTACAG TATTAATGATCAGATGCTGGATGTGCACCAGAACATGGGCTACTGCCCCCAGTTTGACGCCATCGATGAGCTCCTCACAGGCAGGGAGCACCTCTTCCTCTATGCCCGCCTCCGAGGCGTGCCGGAGGCGGAGATCGCCAGG GTGGCGGAGTGGGGTATTCAGAAGCTGGGTCTGACGGAGTACGCAGAGCGATGTGCTGGGACCTACAGCGGAGGCAACAAGCGCAAGCTCTCCACAGCCATCGCTATGATTGGCTGCCCAGCTCTGGTTCTCCTG GATGAACCTACTACAGGGATGGACCCCCATTCGAGACGCTTTCTGTGGACCGCCATCATGAGTGTCATTCAGGACGGGAGGGCCGTGGTGCTGACATCACACAG TATGGAGGAGTGTGAAGCTCTCTGCACTCGCCTGGCCATCATGGTCAACGGCACCTTCAAATGCCTGGGCACCATCCAGAACCTCAAATACAA gTTCGGTGACGGCTACGTGGTGACCATGAAAATCAAGGCAGCTAAATTGGGCGTGGCCCCGGACCTGAGCCCGGCTGAGAGCTTCATGCACTGTAACTTCCCAGGGTGTGTCCAGAGGGAGAAGCACTACAACACCCTGCAGTACGAgatcgcctcctcctccctggccagGATCTTCCAGCTGGTAGCAGCCAACAAGGACAGGCTCAATGTAGAGGACTACTCTGTGTCCCAGACTACCCTGGACCAG GTGTTTGTGAACTTTGCCAAGCAGCAGtctggagaggatgaggagctcAGGTTACACCCACGGGCAGCAGGTGCACGGAAAGAAATCAAGATTGCCCCCCTTAAAAGGAAAAAGTGA